A part of Aegilops tauschii subsp. strangulata cultivar AL8/78 chromosome 2, Aet v6.0, whole genome shotgun sequence genomic DNA contains:
- the LOC141041808 gene encoding uncharacterized protein, producing the protein MVRALDLAAARGFAAAAADSVQRAPGAVVGLLFVLVAAVAVVAIAAFGCADDGRAKRRRRERWGSGSGAGYGGDGAGGGGCGGGGGHGGGGGGG; encoded by the coding sequence ATGGTGAGGGCGTTGGATCTCGCCGCGGCGAGAGgcttcgccgccgccgcagccgacTCCGTGCAGCGCGCGCCCGGCGCCGTCGTGGGTCTGCTCTTTGTCCTCGTGGCCGCGGTCGCCGTCGTGGCCATCGCGGCGTTCGGCTGCGCCGACGACGGGAGGGCCAAGCGACGCCGCCGCGAGCGCTGGGGCAGCGGCAGCGGCGCCGGCTACGGAGGCGacggggccggcggcggcggctgcggcggcggaggcggtcacggaggcggcgggggcggcggttgA
- the LOC109772246 gene encoding phosphatidylinositol/phosphatidylcholine transfer protein SFH6, with protein MSVRRRSESTEGLFLFDERKDRRSDVENSEDERRRLSIGGSLKKKALNASSKLTHSLKKRGKRKVEHRASSFTIEDVRDEEEERAVFTFQQELLSRNLLCDKQNDYHMLLRFLKARKFDTEKAIHMWAEMLQWRKEFGADTILEDFVFEELDEVLSYYPQGYHGVDRQGRPVYIERLGKVDPNKLMNITTVDRYIKYHVQEFERAFLDKFPACSIAAKRHIGSTTTILDVEGVGFKNFSKTAREMLTRMQKIDSDYYPETLHQMFVVNAGGGFKLLWNSVKGFLDPKTVSKIHVLGTKFQSKLLEVIDGSQLPEFLGGTCTCAGEGGCLKSNKGPWNDPNIMKVAHNKEAKFSRHTRRLSEIEQRRGSFARLHLLKGRNSDTSTAESGSDVDDLGSPMMRSTLGCSRLAPVREEMQMRARESAAYYSCDDHFVVVDKTVDYGRGGSVPDKTCASEVRVQARHLGTDTTQSIPDSSRNSRGILVPKEMPEEGKFYRFLRLLLVLVVRVFTFLRTVCSQPEITMVNNPLPPAPEFEPISGEHPALEAFSVDCVRPVIERLQKLEGRVDELGSKPPEIPLEKERSLLDSWDRIKCIESDLERTKKVLQATVMKQLEIADSVEEVILSKLHRRRFCA; from the exons ATGTCAG TGCGGCGACGGTCGGAGAGCACGGAGGGTCTGTTCTTATTCGACGAGCGAAAAGACCGGAGGTCAGACGTGGAGAACTCAGAGGATGAGAGGAGAAGGCTGTCCATTGGCGGGTCACTTAAGAAGAAAGCGCTGAATGCATCAAGCAAGCTCACACATTCGCTCAAGAAGCGGGGGAAGAGGAAGGTGGAGCATCGGGCTTCTTCCTTCACCATTGAAGACGTCAGAGATGAGGAGGAGGAACGCGCCGTGTTCACATTTCAGCAAGAGCTTTTGAGCAGGAACTTGCTATGCGACAAGCAAAATGACTATCACATGTTGCTGAG GTTTTTGAAGGCAAGGAAATTTGACACTGAGAAAGCCATTCATATGTGGGCTGAGATGCTCCAATGGAGAAAAGAATTCGGTGCGGATACAATACTCGAG GATTTCGTTTTTGAAGAGCTAGACGAGGTGCTTTCCTACTATCCTCAGGGTTACCATGGAGTTGACAGGCAAGGAAGACCAGTATACATCGAGAGATTAGGGAAAGTTGATCCAAATAAACTGATGAACATCACTACTGTTGACCGCTACATCAAGTACCATGTGCAAGAGTTTGAGAGAGCCTTCTTGGACAAGTTTCCAGCATGCTCTATCGCGGCAAAAAGGCATATTGGTTCTACAACCACTATACTAGATGTTGAAGGCGTG GGTTTCAAGAACTTCAGCAAAACAGCAAGGGAAATGTTAACTAGAATGCAAAAGATAGACAGTGATTATTATCCTGAG ACACTGCATCAGATGTTTGTTGTAAATGCTGGCGGTGGTTTCAAGCTACTATGGAATTCAGTGAAAGGTTTTCTTGACCCTAAAACAGTCTCAAAGATACAT GTTTTGGGAACAAAATTCCAAAGCAAACTTCTTGAAGTAATAGATGGAAG CCAACTTCCTGAATTTTTGGGTGGAACATGCACTTGTGCTGGTGAGGGAGGATGCCTGAAGTCTAACAAAGGTCCATGGAATGATCCTAACATTATGAAG GTTGCACATAACAAGGAAGCAAAATTTTCAAGGCATACAAGACGCTTATCTGAGATCGAGCAACGAAGGGGTTCATTTGCTAGGCTACATCTTTTGAAG GGTAGAAACAGTGACACGTCAACAGCTGAGTCAGGATCAGATGTTGATGATCTGGGTTCTCCTATGATGAGAAGCACATTAGGGTGCAGTCGATTAGCTCCAGTTCGTGAAGAA ATGCAGATGAGAGCACGAGAGTCTGCAGCTTACTACAGTTGCGATGATCACTTTGTTGTGGTGGACAAAACAGTCGATTATGGCAGAGGAGGATCAGTGCCAGATAAAACCTGTGCCTCAGAAGTAAGAGTTCAAGCCCGGCATTTAGGCACCGACACAACACAAAGCATTCCAG ATTCTTCAAGAAACAGCCGTGGTATACTAGTACCCAAAGAGATGCCGGAGGAAGGGAAATTCTATCGATTTCTCAGATTACTGCTGGTTCTGGTTGTTAGAGTTTTTACCTTCTTACGCACAGTATGCAGTCAGCCAGAGATAACGATGGTCAACAACCCACTACCTCCAGCTCCTGAGTTTGAACCCATCTCTGGTGAGCATCCCGCACTGGAAGCATTCAGTGTGGACTGTGTCAGGCCTGTCATTGAGCGCCTTCAGAAGCTCGAGGGTCGGGTTGATGAGCTCGGAAGCAAGCCCCCAGAGATTCCCCTGGAAAAAGAACGCTCCCTCTTGGACTCATGGGATAGGATCAAATGTATCGAATCTGACCTCGAAAGGACAAAGAAA GTTCTGCAGGCTACTGTGATGAAGCAACTAGAAATTGCAGACTCAGTAGAGGAAGTTATCTTGTCAAAGCTGCAC AGGCGAAGATTTTGTGCGTAA
- the LOC109772247 gene encoding AP2-like ethylene-responsive transcription factor AIL5 encodes MDMDAAHGHYPWLNFSLAHHCEMEEEERGAAAELAAIAGAGPPPKLEDFLGGGANGNHNGRNNSDAGSGDQVVSAATAEMYDSELKFLAAGFLSGATGTTAPTISPAAAPQEQADPKMPAPAPEQKKAVDSFGQRTSIYRGVTRHRWTGRYEAHLWDNSCRREGQSRKGRQVYLGGYDKEEKAARAYDLAALKYWGSSTTTNFPVADYEKEVEEMKHMTRQEFVASLRRKSSGFSRGASIYRGVTRHHQHGRWQARIGRVAGNKDLYLGTFSTEEEAAEAYDIAAIKFRGLNAVTNFEIGRYNVESIISSNLPIGNMSGGAGRGSKALESSSPEAAALPVEAPHSLAFTALPMKYDQQQQDYLSFLALQHHQQGNLQGLGYGLYSSGVNLDFANAGGAMAPHCYGSNGVDLHLQQHDQQQQEGEGQEQQQHDQHQSMGFGASTPMAAFSSGGAYESSVTAGSFGYYPNVAAFQTPIFGME; translated from the exons ATGGACATGGACGCCGCGCATGGCCACTACCCGTGGCTCAACTTCTCCCTCGCTCACCACT GTgagatggaggaggaggagcggggaGCGGCCGCCGAGCTGGCCGCCATCGCCGGGGCCGGGCCGCCGCCCAAGCTCGAGGACTTCCTCGGGGGCGGCGCCAACGGCAACCACAACGGGAGGAATAATAGTGACGCCGGTAGCGGCGACCAGGTTGTGTCTGCAGCGACCGCCGAGATGTACGACTCGGAGCTCAAGTTCTTGGCCGCCGGATTCCTGAGCGGCGCTACTGGAACCACGGCACCCACTATCTCCCCGGCGGCCGCTCCTCAGGAGCAGGCCGACCCGAAGATGCCGGCCCCGGCGCCGGAGCAGAAGAAGGCCGTCGACTCCTTCGGCCAGAGGACCTCCATCTACCGTGGCGTCACGCG GCACCGTTGGACGGGAAGGTACGAGGCGCATCTGTGGGACAACAGCTGCCGGCGTGAAGGCCAGAGCCGCAAGGGCCGCCAAG TCTACCTCG GTGGCTATGATAAGGAGGAGAAGGCGGCAAGGGCGTACGATCTCGCCGCGCTGAAGTACTGGGGGTCTAGCACCACCACCAACTTCCCG GTTGCCGACTATGAAAAGGAGGTGGAGGAGATGAAGCACATGACACGCCAGGAGTTTGTAGCTTCACTTAGGAg GAAGAGTAGTGGGTTCTCCCGTGGCGCTTCCATATACAGGGGTGTCACAAG ACATCACCAGCATGGTCGATGGCAGGCGAGGATCGGACGGGTTGCTGGCAACAAGGATCTATACCTCGGAACATTCA GCACGGAGGAGGAAGCCGCGGAGGCCTACGACATCGCGGCGATCAAGTTCCGGGGCCTGAACGCCGTGACCAACTTCGAGATCGGGCGGTACAACGTGGAGAGCATCATCAGCAGCAACCTCCCGATCGGCAACATGTCCGGCGGCGCAGGCCGGGGCAGCAAGGCCCTGGAGTCCAGCTCTCCGGAAGCCGCCGCATTGCCCGTGGAAGCGCCGCACTCGCTGGCGTTCACGGCGCTGCCGATGAAGTACGACCAGCAGCAGCAGGACTACCTGTCGTTCCTGGCCCTGCAGCACCACCAGCAGGGCAACCTGCAGGGGCTCGGCTACGGGCTCTACAGCTCCGGCGTCAACCTCGACTTCGCCAACGCCGGCGGCGCTATGGCGCCTCACTGCTACGGCAGCAACGGCGTCGACTTGCATCTTCAGCAACACgatcagcagcagcaggagggggaggggcaggagcagcagcagcatgATCAGCATCAGTCCATGGGGTTCGGCGCGTCGACGCCCATGGCGGCTTTCAGCAGCGGCGGGGCCTACGAAAGCTCGGTGACGGCAGGGTCCTTTGGATACTACCCAAATGTGGCAGCCTTTCAGACGCCGATCTTTGGAATGGAATGA